A portion of the Aquamicrobium sp. genome contains these proteins:
- the ugpA gene encoding sn-glycerol-3-phosphate ABC transporter permease UgpA, whose protein sequence is MSPRVVFPNKLLPYLLLAPQLAITLVFFYWPASQALYQSVLREDPFGLNSAFVGLANFRRVLSQPSYIDSVQTTAIFSVATALLAMVVALLLAVMVDKIIKGRGFYRTLMIWPYAVAPAIAGMLWLFMFNPTMGTFAYMLRSAGYSWDPLLNGPQAMTLVIAAAAWKQISYNFLFFVAGLQAIPKTLIEAAAIDGAGETKRFWTIVFPLLAPTTFFLVVVNIVYVFFDTLGIIDAVTGGGPAKATETLVYKVFQDGKLGGDLGGSNAQSVILMIIVIALTSIQFRYVERKVTY, encoded by the coding sequence TTGTCGCCGCGCGTCGTCTTCCCCAACAAACTGCTGCCCTACCTGTTGCTGGCGCCCCAGCTCGCCATCACGCTCGTCTTCTTCTACTGGCCGGCAAGCCAGGCGCTCTACCAGTCGGTGCTGCGCGAGGATCCGTTCGGGCTCAACAGCGCCTTCGTCGGCCTCGCCAACTTCCGCCGGGTGCTGAGCCAGCCGAGCTATATCGACAGCGTCCAGACCACGGCGATCTTCTCCGTCGCCACCGCGCTGCTTGCGATGGTGGTGGCGCTGCTGCTCGCGGTGATGGTCGACAAGATCATCAAGGGGCGCGGCTTCTACCGCACGCTGATGATCTGGCCCTACGCGGTCGCCCCGGCGATCGCGGGCATGCTGTGGCTGTTCATGTTCAACCCGACGATGGGCACCTTCGCCTACATGCTGCGCTCGGCCGGCTATTCGTGGGACCCGCTGCTCAACGGCCCGCAGGCCATGACGCTGGTCATCGCCGCCGCCGCATGGAAGCAGATCAGCTACAACTTCCTGTTCTTCGTGGCGGGGCTTCAGGCGATCCCGAAGACGCTGATCGAAGCGGCGGCCATCGACGGCGCCGGGGAGACCAAGCGGTTCTGGACCATCGTCTTCCCGCTGCTCGCGCCGACGACCTTCTTCCTCGTCGTCGTCAACATCGTCTACGTCTTCTTCGACACGCTCGGCATCATCGACGCCGTGACCGGCGGCGGCCCGGCCAAGGCGACGGAGACGCTCGTCTACAAGGTCTTCCAGGACGGCAAGCTCGGCGGCGACCTCGGCGGCTCCAACGCG
- the ugpB gene encoding sn-glycerol-3-phosphate ABC transporter substrate-binding protein UgpB, producing the protein MKTQGFAAGIAATFTILSTSAAFAVTEISWWHAMTGANNEVVETLSKEFNESQSDYKVSPVFKGTYPETLNAGIAAFRANQAPHIIQVFDVGTGVMMAAEGAVKPVAEVLSMGGTEFDKSQYLPGIVAYYSKPDGTMLSFPYNSSSPILYYNKDAFEKAGLDAGNPPKTWPEVFEAAKKIKQSGAAPCGLTSTWLTWIGLENFTAWNNLQYGTQENGLASTDVELTFNTEPFVRHFQNFADLAKDDTFRYGGRTSEAKQLFLSGECAIMTESSGGLGDVIKSGLNYGLGQLPYYDDLEGAPQNTIPGGASLWVFGGKSDDEYKAVAAFFEFLSQTDIQQRLHQVSGYLPVTLAAYEATKSSGFYDENPGREIPIQQMMGKEPTANSKGVRLVNLPQVRDIQNEEFEKMLAGDQSAQAALDNAVERGNAAIQQAIGN; encoded by the coding sequence ATGAAGACCCAGGGCTTCGCGGCCGGCATCGCCGCAACGTTTACCATTTTGTCGACTTCCGCCGCTTTCGCCGTTACCGAGATTTCCTGGTGGCATGCGATGACCGGCGCCAACAACGAAGTCGTCGAGACACTCTCCAAGGAATTCAACGAAAGCCAGAGCGACTACAAGGTCTCGCCCGTGTTCAAGGGCACCTATCCCGAGACGCTGAACGCCGGCATCGCCGCGTTCCGGGCGAACCAGGCGCCGCACATCATCCAGGTGTTCGACGTCGGAACCGGCGTGATGATGGCCGCGGAAGGCGCGGTGAAGCCGGTGGCCGAAGTGCTCTCGATGGGCGGCACCGAGTTCGACAAGAGCCAGTACCTGCCGGGCATCGTCGCCTACTATTCGAAGCCGGACGGCACCATGCTGTCCTTCCCCTACAATTCCTCGTCGCCGATCCTCTACTACAACAAGGACGCCTTCGAGAAAGCCGGCCTCGACGCCGGGAACCCGCCCAAGACCTGGCCCGAGGTTTTCGAGGCGGCGAAGAAGATCAAGCAGAGCGGCGCGGCCCCGTGCGGCCTCACCTCGACCTGGCTGACCTGGATCGGCCTCGAGAACTTCACGGCCTGGAACAACCTCCAGTACGGCACGCAGGAAAACGGCCTCGCCTCGACCGATGTCGAGCTGACGTTCAACACCGAGCCGTTCGTCCGCCACTTCCAGAACTTCGCCGACCTCGCCAAGGACGACACCTTCCGCTATGGCGGTCGCACGTCCGAAGCCAAGCAGCTCTTCCTGTCGGGCGAGTGCGCGATTATGACGGAATCGTCCGGCGGCCTCGGCGACGTGATCAAGTCGGGCCTCAACTACGGCCTCGGCCAGCTGCCCTACTATGACGACCTCGAGGGCGCGCCGCAGAACACCATCCCCGGCGGCGCCAGCCTCTGGGTCTTCGGCGGCAAATCCGACGACGAGTACAAGGCCGTCGCGGCCTTCTTCGAATTTCTGTCGCAGACGGATATCCAGCAGCGTCTGCATCAGGTCTCCGGCTACCTGCCGGTGACGCTCGCCGCCTACGAGGCGACCAAGTCCTCCGGGTTCTACGACGAGAATCCGGGCCGCGAGATCCCGATCCAGCAGATGATGGGCAAGGAGCCGACGGCCAACTCCAAGGGCGTGCGGCTCGTCAACCTGCCGCAGGTCCGCGACATCCAGAACGAGGAGTTCGAGAAGATGTTGGCCGGCGACCAGAGCGCGCAAGCCGCGCTCGACAACGCCGTGGAACGCGGCAACGCCGCCATCCAGCAGGCCATCGGCAACTAG
- a CDS encoding phosphotransferase yields MSAATQEQVARAIDSVPGWSRDSVRARPLIGGLLNSNWLAEHEGETYFMKVYGVGSENFVNRDLSIEAARAAHAMGIAPAVIHYDVAAGVEVCQFLHGYRASTNADFVRRDFQERVIDLYATFNAGPKLSVTKDVFEMTDEHIEQGAEVGAIRPADFDWLCKEYGRAKEAFHASGLDIVPCHNDPMPGNFLVPDGQEEVSDMKLVDYEFASNNERAYEIGVFLGEMFIDPATSQELIERYYGEMRRDLLARVTVARAVADMKWGSWAVQQRQLSGWDFDYQKYGIWKYARARMLFNHPDWNDWLSWI; encoded by the coding sequence ATGAGTGCAGCAACACAGGAACAGGTCGCCCGCGCCATCGACTCCGTGCCGGGGTGGAGCCGCGACAGCGTCCGCGCCCGCCCGCTGATCGGCGGATTGCTGAATTCCAACTGGCTGGCCGAGCATGAGGGCGAGACCTACTTCATGAAGGTCTACGGCGTCGGGTCGGAGAATTTCGTCAACCGCGACCTGTCGATCGAGGCCGCGCGCGCGGCCCATGCCATGGGGATCGCCCCGGCGGTCATCCACTACGACGTCGCGGCGGGGGTCGAGGTGTGCCAATTCCTGCACGGCTACCGCGCGTCCACCAATGCCGATTTCGTCCGGCGCGACTTTCAGGAGCGGGTGATCGACCTCTACGCGACGTTCAACGCCGGCCCGAAACTCTCGGTGACCAAGGACGTGTTCGAGATGACGGACGAGCACATCGAGCAGGGGGCCGAGGTCGGCGCCATCCGGCCGGCCGATTTCGACTGGCTCTGCAAGGAATATGGCCGCGCGAAGGAAGCCTTCCACGCGTCGGGCCTCGATATCGTGCCCTGCCACAACGATCCGATGCCGGGAAATTTCCTCGTGCCCGACGGGCAGGAGGAGGTCTCCGACATGAAGCTCGTCGACTACGAGTTCGCCTCGAACAACGAGCGCGCCTACGAGATCGGCGTCTTCCTCGGCGAGATGTTCATCGACCCCGCCACCTCGCAGGAGCTGATCGAGCGCTATTACGGCGAGATGCGCCGCGACCTCCTCGCGCGGGTGACGGTGGCGCGGGCGGTGGCGGACATGAAATGGGGCTCCTGGGCGGTGCAGCAGCGCCAGCTCTCCGGCTGGGATTTCGACTACCAGAAATACGGCATCTGGAAATACGCCCGCGCGCGGATGCTGTTCAACCATCCCGACTGGAACGACTGGCTGTCCTGGATCTGA
- a CDS encoding phosphotransferase family protein: MSDRETEARAIAGKALGAAPEDFASPFTVLASPAWRGIESDIRRASAGDRAVIVKHYLPDTAFYADPARAIEAAHHAAAVGAGPKVLGDDAARGLVVFEALGDGWRCGGLQDVVVPELRRAVIAAKKAFQNGPKLNRDASIFAEIRELAALAAQKGARGHRHLDTFLAVIGEAGAKIEAAGFDLKPCHRDGNSANLMIGPDNRVLLVDFDLSANADPYEELGCWLIEFFDCEPEARAGFEEWEGRFDEGLFQRAMLYGMADDLRWGLIGSILAATSPRRSLEFAKYASWRFMRLETMALGAQAADRLRRAV; this comes from the coding sequence ATGTCCGACAGGGAAACCGAGGCCCGCGCGATCGCCGGGAAAGCACTGGGTGCCGCCCCCGAAGACTTCGCCAGCCCCTTCACGGTGCTGGCCTCGCCGGCCTGGCGCGGGATCGAGAGCGATATCCGCCGCGCCTCGGCGGGCGACAGGGCCGTGATCGTGAAGCACTATCTTCCCGATACCGCTTTCTATGCCGATCCGGCCCGCGCCATCGAAGCCGCGCATCATGCCGCGGCTGTCGGCGCGGGGCCGAAGGTGCTCGGCGACGACGCGGCGAGGGGCCTCGTGGTGTTCGAGGCGCTCGGCGACGGCTGGCGCTGCGGCGGGTTGCAGGACGTGGTGGTGCCCGAATTGCGCCGCGCCGTCATCGCGGCCAAGAAAGCCTTTCAGAACGGACCGAAGCTCAACCGCGACGCCTCGATCTTCGCCGAGATCCGCGAGCTGGCGGCGCTGGCCGCGCAGAAGGGCGCGCGGGGCCACCGCCATCTCGACACGTTCCTTGCGGTGATCGGCGAGGCGGGCGCGAAGATCGAAGCCGCCGGCTTCGACCTGAAGCCCTGCCATCGCGACGGCAACAGCGCCAATCTGATGATCGGGCCGGACAACCGCGTTCTGCTGGTCGATTTCGACCTTTCCGCCAATGCCGATCCCTATGAGGAGCTCGGCTGCTGGCTGATCGAATTCTTCGACTGCGAGCCCGAGGCGCGCGCGGGGTTCGAGGAGTGGGAAGGGCGGTTCGACGAGGGGCTGTTCCAGCGGGCGATGCTGTACGGCATGGCCGACGATCTGCGCTGGGGACTGATCGGCTCGATCCTGGCGGCGACCTCGCCGCGCCGCTCGCTGGAATTCGCCAAATACGCGTCCTGGCGCTTCATGCGCCTCGAAACCATGGCGCTCGGCGCGCAGGCCGCAGACCGCCTGCGCCGCGCCGTCTGA
- a CDS encoding amidase family protein — protein MSYLTEISRLATLSLADLRAAYREGRTDPVAVTRAMLDQAERVNGTINALYGIRRDEALTEAEAARARWKAGKPLSDVDGVPVSIKDSVPAVGMRWHHGSALHGDGILGKADGIPTRKLKAAGAIILGKGTMPDFGLSGSGVSGSHGIVRNPWGTAWNTGGSSAGGGASIAAGIGMMSVGSDIAGSVRLPASHCGLAALKPTQGVIPHAPASTVRSAGPITRRAADLIEWARLLSGPDEDDRYSLLLLGQPQPAGWTNGITVGTCADFGFGPAVEPEVIACFDAAVEAMGRIAGRVEPVSADYGFDAYLPIDDSLKLRGWYEYAAADAVHRARAPKELVDWFAEAEAWTPARIREFESGIERGVAGTVALMRGVDFLLTPVMPLVNWPADRRGPVFGMPLRHTTFTAPFNQSGHPAVSLCGGFDGRGLPIGIQIVGHRLDDLRLMELAAALETELDVMNRSGRSWPVEPVVAH, from the coding sequence ATGAGCTACCTGACCGAAATCTCCCGCCTCGCGACCCTCAGCCTCGCCGACCTGCGCGCCGCCTATCGCGAGGGCAGGACCGATCCCGTCGCGGTGACGCGCGCCATGCTCGATCAGGCCGAGCGGGTCAACGGCACGATCAACGCGCTCTACGGCATCCGCCGCGACGAGGCGCTGACCGAGGCCGAGGCCGCCCGCGCGCGCTGGAAGGCCGGCAAGCCGCTCTCGGATGTCGACGGCGTGCCGGTCTCGATCAAGGACAGCGTTCCGGCGGTCGGCATGCGCTGGCATCACGGCTCGGCGCTGCATGGCGACGGCATCCTGGGCAAGGCCGACGGCATCCCGACCCGCAAGCTGAAGGCGGCCGGGGCGATCATCCTCGGCAAGGGCACGATGCCCGATTTCGGGCTGAGCGGCTCGGGCGTCTCCGGCTCGCACGGGATCGTGCGCAATCCGTGGGGCACCGCCTGGAACACCGGGGGTTCGAGCGCCGGCGGCGGCGCCTCCATCGCGGCGGGGATCGGCATGATGTCGGTCGGCTCGGACATCGCCGGATCAGTGCGGCTTCCCGCCTCGCATTGCGGGCTGGCGGCGCTGAAGCCCACGCAAGGGGTGATCCCCCACGCGCCAGCCTCGACCGTGCGCTCGGCCGGCCCGATCACGCGCCGCGCCGCTGATCTCATCGAGTGGGCCCGGCTGCTGAGCGGGCCGGACGAGGACGACCGGTATTCGCTGCTGCTTCTCGGCCAGCCCCAGCCGGCAGGCTGGACGAATGGGATAACCGTAGGCACCTGCGCCGATTTCGGCTTCGGCCCCGCGGTCGAGCCCGAGGTCATCGCCTGCTTCGACGCGGCCGTGGAGGCCATGGGCCGCATCGCCGGGCGTGTAGAGCCGGTCAGCGCCGATTACGGCTTCGACGCCTATCTGCCGATCGACGATTCCCTCAAGCTGCGCGGCTGGTACGAATATGCCGCCGCCGATGCGGTGCACCGGGCGCGGGCGCCGAAGGAGCTGGTCGACTGGTTCGCCGAGGCCGAGGCGTGGACCCCGGCCCGCATCCGCGAGTTCGAGAGCGGCATCGAGCGCGGCGTCGCCGGCACGGTGGCGCTGATGCGGGGCGTCGATTTCCTGCTCACCCCGGTCATGCCTCTGGTGAACTGGCCGGCCGACCGGCGTGGCCCGGTCTTCGGCATGCCGCTGCGCCACACGACCTTCACCGCGCCCTTCAACCAATCGGGCCATCCGGCGGTGTCGCTCTGCGGCGGCTTCGACGGCCGCGGCCTGCCGATCGGCATCCAGATCGTCGGTCACCGGCTCGACGACCTGCGGCTGATGGAGCTCGCGGCCGCGCTGGAGACCGAGCTCGACGTGATGAACCGCTCGGGCCGGTCGTGGCCGGTCGAGCCGGTCGTCGCCCACTGA